The nucleotide sequence AAAATGTATCAAAAATTACAAGAAATATAGAGTTTTGAATTTAGTAAGCCAGTTTTGGCCTTAAAAGGCAACAGGATTTTACATTTCTTGAAGTTAATTACTGACTTTACTTGAAAGCCATTCCAAAGATCCGTTTCTCAATCGCAGACAGAGGATTGCCTGCTCTGTTTGGCTTAGTTTTTGTAGAAATTAACACATGTGAAATAGTAAAGGTCTCTTTAGATTGTGGTGCCTAATAATTAGAAGCAAATTCAGATTCAGTAGCTTAAGAGAATTCATCTTCACGTGGCATCTTACCTAATACCTCATTAAATATGCCATATGTTAAAATTAGTTCAGAATACTTTTTTTCTGGTATAATTGTGATCACATATTTTAGCAAGCAGAAAATATCTAAGAACTCTACCCGGAATTTTGCACATAAGTTGTgcgaaattttaaaaaaatgttcaatataaaaattttatttgtacttgTGATTGTCCTCTAAACTTTGGAATCATTATAAGAAATACTGACAGGAGgttaagtttttaattataatgcATATGCACTGAATTGTATCACCAAGTACTTTATTTCAACCCACAACTATTCaggttcagagaaggaaaaagagctgCTGTCCAACAATCTAGTTTCTTAGTTGTACGTTTCTCTGTGAGTATAATCTGTAATTTGTATTATGTTCTGAATGatattatagtttttgttttaaatcattcaataacatttaaaaaagtaaaagttctaATCTTATGAGCAcctgatttttgtgtataatagttcattttttttttNNNNNNNNNNNNNNNNNNNNNNNNNNNNNNNNNNNNNNNNNNNNNNNNNNNNNNNNNNNNNNNNNNNNNNNNNNNNNNNNNNNNNNNNNNNNNNNNNNNNccccactctcactctgtgtgtctctctctcaaaaataaataaacatttaaaatttttaattaaaatataaaaataaataaataaacaaagcattttcattttctttccctccttcaaactaaaatatattccaaaaccAAAGGCAATAAATCACTAGTATGGTATTAAATGCAGCTGATTCATCCACTACTTCAGTATAGTTCTGTATAATGGATTTGGGCTGTCTTGGCTGTTAGTGGACCTAATTTAGATGCTAAGGATGCCTGAAATCCATGAATTCAAttgaaataagaatatatatacataaatacatatgttcataaatgtatgtatttatatgtgaattttttccagtttaattgCTTGATATATTCAAATTGAaacttttgtgttttatgttttgtgtttgtttatagGTAATACACATGACTTAGTGTTTCCAAGAACGCATTTCGAGTTCTTATTTTGTAGGCACGCCACCCCCGAAAATTGCCTGAGTATGCCATTCATTTAAACACAATGAAAGCATGTGGATCAAATCTGCCTTAAGATATACCCCCCTTTTAAGACTGAAGAAACAATACTTTGCCAAACTCCAAATATTTGAAGGACACTTTGAAGATCTGACGGAATGTTAACCTCAACACATGGCttattcttctttaatatttgtaAGTCTTCCTGTTATGATAATGATCAGGGtggaaaaaaatcagtacaaACGAGAGCTAAGTAGTATAATGATAATTatgttcatattttgtttttgtcttaccTCCCAGTGTTGAAAAGCCCTGCTATGACAGATTTTTTGGAGCTGGTATATTGTCAACATTGCTTCCAAGCTAAAGCTGTCTACAGCAGTGGGAAATTTCCTTCTTGTAATAAGCTCGTCCTCCTGAAGTTCTCCTGTTTCCTCCGCTTGGCTGTTCAGATTATTCACAAAACTGCAAACATTTAGCAGGGTCATTTTCCAAGAAGAAACACCAGCTTTACTGGtctgaaatatagaaaaaaataggcacttaaattttaaaaagtaggtaatTAAATCTTACATCATgtgaatatgaaataaatttccaTGTGCTAAGCCATTACATTTTAGGGTCTCATTGTTACTCCAGCCtaataaacacatttattaatttagcaACTTTATATCATAAAATTGATTAGTGCCAATTCCTCAtatgctctatttttaaaaatgcagtacagttatacacatgcacacatacataagCAAAGcagaataatagaaataatagtgaacaaatgtataaatatatatgtatacataagagataaaaatatgaaacataccATTGTCTTTACTATAGTTTAATGTCTAATGAGTATGGCCTATGATGATACTAATAGATTTGGACAATTACAATAATGTGGGGTCTCTAATCTATTCCATACATTGATAGTTCTCATAAACAGCAACACAGatgatcaatttatttatttgtaaacaataatattttctagaattacttttttttaataatatcagGTTTGAAACCACAATTTTCATCAATAATTTTCCTGTGCCAATAGtaacaaacaaggaaacacaaGGACTTAGGataaactgtgaaataataaaaattaacaaaaatgtgaaAGGGCATAGATGAAAGaaagcatactttttttttaaacacacacacacgtgtgaaTGACAACCATGATGGGAAGATTCAATAACAATAGTATCATATGTCAGTTCTCTCTGAATTACTCCCCAACTGTAATGCAGTTGCAAATCAAAGTTCCA is from Suricata suricatta isolate VVHF042 chromosome 10, meerkat_22Aug2017_6uvM2_HiC, whole genome shotgun sequence and encodes:
- the NTS gene encoding neurotensin/neuromedin N — protein: MKALEADLLTNMHTSKTSKAGVSSWKMTLLNVCSFVNNLNSQAEETGELQEDELITRRKFPTAVDSFSLEAMLTIYQLQKICHSRAFQHWELIQEDVLDAGNDKNEKEEVIKRKIPYILKRQLYENKPRRPYILKRGSYYY